A stretch of DNA from Alteromonas gilva:
AAATTAACGCACACAAAGGGTTAACCATGGCGATTGCCATTGGGGTTAAGCAAATACAGCTACGTCTTACTGATTTGTCACTAAAAGTTATTCGGGAACATTGCTTTTCTATTGATCCCGCCTGGCAGCAGGACGACCTCAGCGAAGCTGTGATTCGCTTTATTCGTCTGGCCACTCAGGACCAGAGCCCGCCGCTACTGGCTATTGGCGTCTCAGTCGCCGTGCCGGTTAATTCTCAAACCGGTGACATTCATGCACTGCCCTACTCCAAATTTACCGTTATCCACGGCATCAATTTTAAACAAGTGCTCAGCGAAACCTTTGGCTGCCCGGTGATCATCGATAACGATGTTAACTGGGCTGCGCTGGCAGAAAAAACCATTGGTATCGCCAGGGGTGTGGCGAATTTTGTGTTTATTTACTTTGGCGAAGGTATCGGTGCTGGCGTATATATGGACAACTATGTGATCCGCGGAGTGGCAGGCATCTCCGGTGAAATTGGGCACATCATGGTTAACCCTACAGAGAACTTACAGGATTTTGTGACCAATCATAAGCTCCAGAAAGCGCTGGAAAACAATGAAGAACTCACAAACCACCCTGCGATTAAACAAATATGTCAAACGTTGGCTACAATTGCCGCGACACTCAATCCTGAAATGTTCGTCTTGGGCGGGCCGATGACTAAATTCGATCAGTTTATTCCGGCCATCGTAAAAGAGATAACACCGCTGTTATTTAACAGCGTCAACGTTGTACCCAGTAATGCCCCGAATTACGCGCCTTTAAATGGTGTTGAAGCCGGTGCCTATGAACTGGCGTTACTGTCTTTCGGGGTGCCCGCACCGGCGTCAGAGGAGTAGGTCATTGAGCACCTTACTGCAGCGCTAAAACAACCAGCTTACACACAACGCTAACACAAACGCGATGCTTCCCAACAGCGTTTCCATCACGGTCCAGGTTTTAAGCGTGGTTTTCTCATCTATTTCCAGTAATCCGGACACCAACCAAAATCCCGAATCATTAACGTGTGACAACACCGTAGCGCCACCGGCAATGGCGATTACAATGCAGCACAGATCCACCGCTGATAAACCCGTTAACTGAGATACGACCGGCGCCATAAGGGCTGCCGTGGTGGTTAACGCCACAGTCGCTGAACCCTGCGCGACTCTGAGGCAAACCGACATCACAAAGGCAGCAACAATCACCGGCAAACCTGTATCAACCAGCAGTTGTGCAAAAGCATCACCAATACCTGCCGCCCGCAGAACGCCTCCAAACATACCGCCCGCACCGGTCACTAATATCACTGCACAGAGCGGGCCCAGAGCGTCGTTACACATCACTTCATATTGTTTCCGGCTAAACTGATGACGTAACAAATAAAAGGCAAAAAGTAAGGTAAACAGCAAGGCTACCGGCGTTTTACCAATTAAACGAAAGCTGTCCAGCAGCGCCGAGTCAGCCGTCACAATACCGGCAACCTGCAACGTATTGATTACCGTATCGAAACAGATCAAACCAAAAGGTAACAGCAGGATCCCCAACACCCTGCGAAATGAGGGGCGATGTACCGAAGTTGACTGACTTGCCTCACTCTGAATAAACCACTGTGGCAAAGGTACATCAAAACGCTTACCCGCATACAGACCATAAAGATAACTACCAAGAAACCAGGTCGGCACGGCAATTACGGTACCCACTAGCAGTAATAACCCGATGTTCGCGCCGAGTAAGTCAGCCGCAGCCACCGGACCTGGGTGAGGC
This window harbors:
- a CDS encoding ROK family transcriptional regulator — its product is MNNNIFTQRAAPLALMTDRQFFHCLKTYGPMTRADIAKKTGISRPTISESAQRLESSGLVVETCRAKPKKQGRAGVIYEINAHKGLTMAIAIGVKQIQLRLTDLSLKVIREHCFSIDPAWQQDDLSEAVIRFIRLATQDQSPPLLAIGVSVAVPVNSQTGDIHALPYSKFTVIHGINFKQVLSETFGCPVIIDNDVNWAALAEKTIGIARGVANFVFIYFGEGIGAGVYMDNYVIRGVAGISGEIGHIMVNPTENLQDFVTNHKLQKALENNEELTNHPAIKQICQTLATIAATLNPEMFVLGGPMTKFDQFIPAIVKEITPLLFNSVNVVPSNAPNYAPLNGVEAGAYELALLSFGVPAPASEE
- a CDS encoding GntP family permease, whose product is MDTAINETNNLLLLATGFGMIIVLMLLIIVARVHALIALILVSLLTALLTGINPANVLSVMMSGFGSTLAAVALLVGLGGMIGKILETSGGADVLAERMINLFGLQRAPLALGITSLLFGFPIFFDAGLIVMMPILLSVARRLQQSTLVTVLPAAGAFAVMHAFVPPHPGPVAAADLLGANIGLLLLVGTVIAVPTWFLGSYLYGLYAGKRFDVPLPQWFIQSEASQSTSVHRPSFRRVLGILLLPFGLICFDTVINTLQVAGIVTADSALLDSFRLIGKTPVALLFTLLFAFYLLRHQFSRKQYEVMCNDALGPLCAVILVTGAGGMFGGVLRAAGIGDAFAQLLVDTGLPVIVAAFVMSVCLRVAQGSATVALTTTAALMAPVVSQLTGLSAVDLCCIVIAIAGGATVLSHVNDSGFWLVSGLLEIDEKTTLKTWTVMETLLGSIAFVLALCVSWLF